A window of the Rhodoflexus caldus genome harbors these coding sequences:
- a CDS encoding cation transporter encodes MYRTIFIVAQMDCPSEEQLIRMKLEPLSQIQQLKFDIAGRTLVVLHSGEWQPIFAALESLQLGTAFQSSDAVQIADHSEHFTENEARQRRLLIAVLVINFTFFVAESLFGVLSGSMGLLADGLDMLADSFVYGMALFAVGAAAVRKKRIARISGYFQLMLAIFGLLETLRRFLGWELMPEFQTMMVVSLFALMGNAACLYLLQKSKSDEVHMQASLIFTSNDVIANIGVIVAGGLVWWLQSKTPDLIVGLIVFFMVARGAFRILKL; translated from the coding sequence TTGTATCGCACAATTTTTATCGTGGCACAAATGGACTGCCCTTCGGAGGAACAACTCATACGGATGAAATTAGAGCCGCTTTCGCAAATACAGCAGTTGAAGTTTGATATCGCCGGCCGAACATTGGTGGTGCTGCACAGTGGCGAATGGCAACCGATATTTGCCGCCTTGGAAAGTTTGCAATTAGGCACAGCTTTTCAGTCGTCCGATGCAGTGCAAATTGCTGACCACTCGGAGCATTTTACCGAAAATGAAGCCCGACAGCGCCGCCTGCTGATAGCGGTTCTGGTAATTAATTTTACATTTTTTGTAGCTGAATCGCTGTTTGGGGTGCTTTCAGGCTCTATGGGGTTATTGGCCGACGGGTTGGACATGCTGGCAGACAGTTTTGTTTACGGCATGGCACTTTTTGCAGTGGGGGCAGCCGCTGTGCGTAAAAAACGAATTGCCCGCATCAGCGGGTACTTCCAACTCATGCTGGCCATTTTCGGACTGTTGGAAACTTTGCGCCGTTTTTTGGGATGGGAACTCATGCCCGAATTTCAAACCATGATGGTTGTTTCACTTTTTGCACTTATGGGTAATGCTGCCTGCCTCTATTTGCTGCAAAAAAGCAAAAGCGATGAGGTGCACATGCAGGCAAGTCTGATTTTTACTTCCAACGATGTAATTGCCAATATTGGCGTAATCGTTGCAGGCGGATTGGTCTGGTGGCTGCAATCCAAAACCCCCGATTTGATAGTAGGGTTAATTGTATTTTTCATGGTAGCGCGGGGCGCTTTCCGCATTTTGAAATTGTAA
- a CDS encoding oxidoreductase: MKVLIAGATGLIGSHLLRQSLQNPAIMHVVPLVRKPMQISHPKLQEIIFNFDNPQDYDNLPVVDAAFCCLGTTIKKAGSREAFRKVDYDYPLALAKAMRDKGTAHFLVVTALGSDARSMVFYSRVKGELEEALIGLQFPSLSIFQPSLLLGERKEKRFGEDFAKWLMPLVTPLLAGSLRKYRAIHGADVAKAMLKIAMQPASGVCRYPSDEIQEIADHFRI, from the coding sequence ATGAAAGTATTAATTGCCGGCGCAACCGGGCTGATTGGCAGCCATTTACTACGCCAATCGCTGCAAAACCCTGCCATTATGCACGTGGTTCCCCTTGTGCGTAAGCCTATGCAAATCAGTCATCCTAAGTTGCAGGAAATTATTTTCAATTTTGACAATCCGCAAGACTATGACAATTTGCCCGTGGTTGATGCGGCTTTTTGCTGTTTGGGAACAACCATTAAAAAGGCCGGCTCCCGCGAAGCATTCAGAAAAGTAGATTATGACTATCCGCTGGCACTTGCAAAGGCCATGCGCGATAAGGGAACAGCGCATTTTCTTGTGGTTACCGCATTGGGAAGCGATGCCCGCTCGATGGTGTTTTACAGCCGAGTAAAAGGCGAATTGGAAGAGGCACTTATCGGGTTGCAATTCCCTTCGCTCAGCATTTTTCAGCCTTCGCTGTTACTGGGCGAGCGCAAAGAAAAGCGCTTCGGCGAAGATTTTGCCAAATGGTTGATGCCATTGGTTACACCGCTGCTGGCAGGCAGTCTGCGAAAATACCGCGCCATTCACGGGGCAGACGTGGCCAAAGCGATGCTGAAAATAGCAATGCAGCCCGCTTCGGGCGTTTGTCGTTACCCCTCCGATGAAATTCAGGAAATAGCCGACCATTTCAGAATATGA
- a CDS encoding Hpt domain-containing protein — translation MAMNLDYLYQVADNNEAFIAELLSVLRKNLVEFPVAMQQAFDTQQWEDLRNIAHKFKSCVAYAGIKEFNHALIALELSEENNLTPAQIQSNLQVVCQFAKQMLAEIDQLLVKYH, via the coding sequence ATGGCTATGAATCTCGACTACTTATATCAAGTGGCTGATAACAACGAAGCATTTATTGCCGAGTTGCTGTCGGTGCTGCGAAAAAATCTGGTGGAATTTCCTGTTGCCATGCAGCAAGCATTTGATACGCAACAATGGGAAGACCTGCGCAATATTGCTCATAAATTCAAGTCTTGTGTTGCCTATGCCGGTATAAAAGAGTTTAATCATGCACTGATTGCTTTAGAATTGAGCGAGGAAAACAACCTTACTCCCGCACAGATACAAAGCAATTTACAAGTCGTTTGTCAATTTGCTAAACAAATGCTTGCAGAAATTGACCAACTGCTGGTAAAATATCATTGA